A stretch of the Nicotiana tabacum cultivar K326 chromosome 6, ASM71507v2, whole genome shotgun sequence genome encodes the following:
- the LOC107761156 gene encoding uncharacterized protein LOC107761156 isoform X2, whose translation MVGSFVQHFVDLGFHSGWRNYSSSSEEEYTDSNICPPSPLSQSSRVSRARSLSRRSRHWMHWVRYIISWLLFPIKFMLGIPLYLYALGTGSRVSRTSESFQSSHVQARKRLQTLRDHVVQRATDRRRGVVEDLHLAIEITIEAVFEFVDKAAHCLLSPIGTLKKVVKWFYSYNSGHEDVPSVGSGLSVPVDTLAESDPTPRERKTGFNSLNTDARTCQDVITELGYPYEALRVVTDDGYILLLERIPRRDARKVVYLQHGVFDSSMGWVSNGVVGSPAFAAYDQGYDVFLGNFRGLVSREHVDKNISSRQYWKYSINEHGTHDIPAMIDKIHKTKVTELKNSQKTVEEESDNDQPYKLCAICHSLGGAAILMYVLTRRIEEKPHRLSRLILLSPAGFHHDSNPVFTMMEYLFLLLSPLLAPFVSAFYIPTRFFRMLLNKLARDFHNLPAVGGLVQTLISYGVGGDSSNWVGVLGLPHYNMNDMPAVSFRVALHLAQIKHTRKFIMFDYGSAAANMEAYSSPKPLDLGEYYSLIDIPVDLVAGRKDKVIRPSMVRKHYKLMKDAGVEVSYNEFEYAHLDFTFSHHEELLAYVMSRLLLVGASMKQQPGQRSLKLRRKEGEASSKCKHY comes from the exons ATGGTTGGGAGCTTCGTCCAACATTTCGTGGACCTCGGCTTCCACAGTGGATGGAGAA ATtattcatcatcatcagaagaagAATATACTGATAGTAACATTTGTCCTCCATCTCCACTGTCACAAAGTTCTCGGGTATCTAGAGCTCGCAGTCTTTCAAGGCGGAGCAGGCACTGGATGCATTGGGTCAGATACATCATTTCATGGCTCCTATTCCCAATTAAATTTATGTTGGGCATACCTTTGTATCTCTATGCTTTGGGTACGGGCAGCAGAGTCTCTCGGACATCTGAGAGTTTCCAGTCTTCCCATGTACAAGCGAGGAAGAGGTTACAGACACTAAGGGATCACGTTGTCCAGCGTGCCACTGACAGAAGACGTGGTGTCGTTGAG GATCTCCATTTAGCAATTGAGATCACCATTGAGGCTGTTTTTGAATTTGTTGACAAGGCAGCACACTGTCTTCTGTCACCAATAGGCACCTTGAAGAAAGTGGTGAAGTGGTTTTATTCTTATAACAGCGGTCACGAGGATGTTCCCTCTGTTGGTTCAGGTCTCTCTGTTCCTGTGGATACCCTCGCGGAGAGTGATCCTACTCCTAGAGAACGGAAGACAGGCTTTAATTCCCTCAATACAGATGCTCGGACATGTCAAGATGTCATTACAGAGCTTGG ATACCCATATGAAGCTCTTCGTGTGGTTACTGATGATGGATATATTCTCCTTTTGGAGAGAATTCCAAG ACGTGATGCTCGGAAGGTTGTTTATCTACAACATGGGGTTTTTGATTCATCCATGGG TTGGGTATCGAATGGAGTTGTTGGTTCCCCAGCATTTGCAGCTTATGATCAAG GGTATGATGTTTTTCTAGGAAATTTCCGTGGATTGGTCTCAAGAGAGCATGTTGACAAGAACATATCCTCACGCCA GTACTGGAAGTACTCCATAAATGAGCATGGGACACATGATATACCTGCAATGATAGATAAGATCCACAAAACAAAAGTTACtgaattgaaaaatagccaaaaaactGTGGAGGAAGAGAGCGACAATGATCAACCTTACAAACTTTGTGCAATTTGCCATAGTTTGGGAGGAGCTGCTATTCTAATGTACGTCCTAACACGTCGAATTGAGGAAAAGCCCCATAGACTTTCAAGATTAATCTTATTATCACCTGCTGGGTTTCATCATGATTCCAATCCTGTATTCACAATGATGGAATACTTATTCCTACTATTGTCTCCTCTACTTGCCCCTTTTGTGTCAGCTTTCTATATACCCACTCGTTTTTTCCGCATGCTGCTTAACAAGTTGGCCCGTGATTTCCACAACTTACCAGCAGTTGGAGGCCTTGTGCAAACTCTCATAAGCTATGGGGTTGGTGGAGACAGTTCAAATTGGGTTGGAGTCTTAGGGTTGCCGCACTACAATATGAATGATATGCCAGCTGTTTCATTCCGTGTGGCTCTTCATTTGGCACAGATCAAGCACACTCGGAAGTTTATAATGTTTGACTATGGGAGTGCAGCTGCAAACATGGAAGCTTACAGTTCCCCTAAGCCTTTAGATTTGGGGGAGTACTATTCCCTTATTGATATTCCTGTTGATCTTGTTGCTGGGCGGAAGGACAAGGTCATCAGGCCATCCATGGTAAGGAAGCATTATAAGCTGATGAAGGATGCAGGTGTGGAGGTGTCATATAATGAGTTTGAGTATGCTCATTTGGATTTTACATTTTCTCATCATGAAGAACTATTGGCCTATGTTATGTCTCGATTATTGTTAGTAGGCGCTTCTATGAAACAACAACCTGGGCAAAGATCGTTAAAGCTGAGGAGAAAAGAGGGGGAAGCCAGCAGCAAGTGTAAACACTACTAG
- the LOC107761156 gene encoding uncharacterized protein LOC107761156 isoform X1 — protein sequence MQRLVDHTLAVTKESVKTVTYESLNNVVRLINGVSALLLTILPGKSTILEGIHGWELRPTFRGPRLPQWMENGASSFNQFIHELSIDSDTSSSVDYSSSSEEEYTDSNICPPSPLSQSSRVSRARSLSRRSRHWMHWVRYIISWLLFPIKFMLGIPLYLYALGTGSRVSRTSESFQSSHVQARKRLQTLRDHVVQRATDRRRGVVEDLHLAIEITIEAVFEFVDKAAHCLLSPIGTLKKVVKWFYSYNSGHEDVPSVGSGLSVPVDTLAESDPTPRERKTGFNSLNTDARTCQDVITELGYPYEALRVVTDDGYILLLERIPRRDARKVVYLQHGVFDSSMGWVSNGVVGSPAFAAYDQGYDVFLGNFRGLVSREHVDKNISSRQYWKYSINEHGTHDIPAMIDKIHKTKVTELKNSQKTVEEESDNDQPYKLCAICHSLGGAAILMYVLTRRIEEKPHRLSRLILLSPAGFHHDSNPVFTMMEYLFLLLSPLLAPFVSAFYIPTRFFRMLLNKLARDFHNLPAVGGLVQTLISYGVGGDSSNWVGVLGLPHYNMNDMPAVSFRVALHLAQIKHTRKFIMFDYGSAAANMEAYSSPKPLDLGEYYSLIDIPVDLVAGRKDKVIRPSMVRKHYKLMKDAGVEVSYNEFEYAHLDFTFSHHEELLAYVMSRLLLVGASMKQQPGQRSLKLRRKEGEASSKCKHY from the exons GTCAGTTAAGACAGTGACTTATGAGTCACTGAATAATGTTGTgagattgattaatggagtgtcAGCATTATTATTGACAATATTGCCCGGGAAATCTACTATTCTTGAAGGCATACATGGTTGGGAGCTTCGTCCAACATTTCGTGGACCTCGGCTTCCACAGTGGATGGAGAA TGGTGCCTCTTCTTTTAACCAGTTCATTCATGAACTTTCTATTGATTCTGATACCTCCTCGAGTGTAGATtattcatcatcatcagaagaagAATATACTGATAGTAACATTTGTCCTCCATCTCCACTGTCACAAAGTTCTCGGGTATCTAGAGCTCGCAGTCTTTCAAGGCGGAGCAGGCACTGGATGCATTGGGTCAGATACATCATTTCATGGCTCCTATTCCCAATTAAATTTATGTTGGGCATACCTTTGTATCTCTATGCTTTGGGTACGGGCAGCAGAGTCTCTCGGACATCTGAGAGTTTCCAGTCTTCCCATGTACAAGCGAGGAAGAGGTTACAGACACTAAGGGATCACGTTGTCCAGCGTGCCACTGACAGAAGACGTGGTGTCGTTGAG GATCTCCATTTAGCAATTGAGATCACCATTGAGGCTGTTTTTGAATTTGTTGACAAGGCAGCACACTGTCTTCTGTCACCAATAGGCACCTTGAAGAAAGTGGTGAAGTGGTTTTATTCTTATAACAGCGGTCACGAGGATGTTCCCTCTGTTGGTTCAGGTCTCTCTGTTCCTGTGGATACCCTCGCGGAGAGTGATCCTACTCCTAGAGAACGGAAGACAGGCTTTAATTCCCTCAATACAGATGCTCGGACATGTCAAGATGTCATTACAGAGCTTGG ATACCCATATGAAGCTCTTCGTGTGGTTACTGATGATGGATATATTCTCCTTTTGGAGAGAATTCCAAG ACGTGATGCTCGGAAGGTTGTTTATCTACAACATGGGGTTTTTGATTCATCCATGGG TTGGGTATCGAATGGAGTTGTTGGTTCCCCAGCATTTGCAGCTTATGATCAAG GGTATGATGTTTTTCTAGGAAATTTCCGTGGATTGGTCTCAAGAGAGCATGTTGACAAGAACATATCCTCACGCCA GTACTGGAAGTACTCCATAAATGAGCATGGGACACATGATATACCTGCAATGATAGATAAGATCCACAAAACAAAAGTTACtgaattgaaaaatagccaaaaaactGTGGAGGAAGAGAGCGACAATGATCAACCTTACAAACTTTGTGCAATTTGCCATAGTTTGGGAGGAGCTGCTATTCTAATGTACGTCCTAACACGTCGAATTGAGGAAAAGCCCCATAGACTTTCAAGATTAATCTTATTATCACCTGCTGGGTTTCATCATGATTCCAATCCTGTATTCACAATGATGGAATACTTATTCCTACTATTGTCTCCTCTACTTGCCCCTTTTGTGTCAGCTTTCTATATACCCACTCGTTTTTTCCGCATGCTGCTTAACAAGTTGGCCCGTGATTTCCACAACTTACCAGCAGTTGGAGGCCTTGTGCAAACTCTCATAAGCTATGGGGTTGGTGGAGACAGTTCAAATTGGGTTGGAGTCTTAGGGTTGCCGCACTACAATATGAATGATATGCCAGCTGTTTCATTCCGTGTGGCTCTTCATTTGGCACAGATCAAGCACACTCGGAAGTTTATAATGTTTGACTATGGGAGTGCAGCTGCAAACATGGAAGCTTACAGTTCCCCTAAGCCTTTAGATTTGGGGGAGTACTATTCCCTTATTGATATTCCTGTTGATCTTGTTGCTGGGCGGAAGGACAAGGTCATCAGGCCATCCATGGTAAGGAAGCATTATAAGCTGATGAAGGATGCAGGTGTGGAGGTGTCATATAATGAGTTTGAGTATGCTCATTTGGATTTTACATTTTCTCATCATGAAGAACTATTGGCCTATGTTATGTCTCGATTATTGTTAGTAGGCGCTTCTATGAAACAACAACCTGGGCAAAGATCGTTAAAGCTGAGGAGAAAAGAGGGGGAAGCCAGCAGCAAGTGTAAACACTACTAG